The following coding sequences are from one Triticum aestivum cultivar Chinese Spring chromosome 5A, IWGSC CS RefSeq v2.1, whole genome shotgun sequence window:
- the LOC123103560 gene encoding 3-ketoacyl-CoA synthase 17: MSSSMAAAVSSLRALPLHTLVPLVASALAFVVTVFRRLLRRQRPVYLLNYSCHLPDADRQCNLEVCEYFGLRSKRYTDETADFMRLIFRKSGLGQETFAPPFIFSGKFEKTLAFAIQEAEEGLFTVVSQLLAKSDVSPRDVSVLIVACSMFSPQPSLASMIVRRFKMRDDVKVYSFAGMGCSAGTVGIDMAARLLRVQRRPGYALVVVTENTSLNWYFGNNKHMLVTNCIFRVGSAAALVTDVPARRADAKYELMRTLRTHHGADDAAYNAAVQMEDEDGGVGVALTKDLVRVAGAGLRSHIATLAPYVLPVSELLRYVYRVAWAYSGGNPKAAAALVPDFQRAFEHMCIHSGGKAVIDTVAKLLGFAPAVVEPARATLHRFGNTSSSLVFYELAYFEAKRRVRAGDRLWMLAFGTGFKACSVVWRALRDSGPDADNPWNGCAHRYPAALPVPTPRRQNYQPQPTEQQQQQEEQKKH; the protein is encoded by the exons ATGTCGTCGTCCATGGCCGCGGCCGTGTCGTCGCTCCGCGCCCTCCCACTCCACACACTCGTGCCACTCGTGGCCTCGGCGCTCGCCTTCGTCGTCACCGTCTTCCGGCGCCTTCTTCGGCGGCAGCGGCCGGTGTACCTGCTCAACTACAGCTGCCACCTTCCGGACGCGGACCGGCAGTGCAACCTGGAGGTGTGCGAGTACTTCGGCCTCCGCTCCAAGCGCTACACCGACGAGACCGCCGACTTCATGCGGCTCATCTTCCGCAAGTCCGGCCTCGGGCAGGAGACCTTCGCGCCGCCCTTCATCTTCTCCGGCAAGTTCGAGAAGACGCTGGCCTTCGCCATCCAGGAGGCCGAGGAGGGCCTCTTCACCGTGGTGTCCCAGCTGCTGGCCAAGTCCGACGTCTCCCCGCGCGACGTCAGCGTCCTCATCGTCGCCTGCTCCATGTTCTCCCCGCAGCCGTCGCTGGCGTCCATGATCGTGCGCCGCTTCAAGATGAGGGACGACGTCAAGGTGTACAGCTTCGCCGGGATGGGGTGCAGCGCCGGCACGGTGGGCATCGACATGGCGGCGCGCCTGCTGCGCGTGCAACGCCGCCCGGGGTACGCGCTGGTGGTGGTGACGGAGAACACCAGCCTCAACTGGTACTTCGGCAACAACAAGCACATGCTGGTGACCAACTGCATCTTCCGCGTCGGCAGCGCGGCGGCGCTCGTCACCGACGTGCCCGCGCGCCGGGCCGACGCCAAGTACGAGCTGATGCGCACGCTGCGGACGCACCACGGCGCCGACGACGCGGCGTACAACGCCGCCGTGCAGAtggaggacgaggacggcggcgTGGGCGTGGCGCTCACCAAGGACCTCGTGCGCGTCGCCGGCGCCGGCCTCCGCAGCCACATCGCCACACTCGCGCCCTACGTGCTCCCTGTCTCGGAGCTGCTCAG GTACGTGTACCGGGTGGCGTGGGCGTACAGCGGCGGGAAccccaaggcggcggcggcgctggtgccgGACTTCCAGCGCGCGTTCGAGCACATGTGCATCCACTCCGGCGGCAAGGCGGTGATCGACACGGTGGCGAAGCTGCTGGGGTTCGCGCCGGCGGTGGTGGAGCCCGCGCGCGCCACGCTGCACCGCTTCGGCAACACCTCCAGCAGCCTCGTCTTCTACGAGCTGGCCTACTTCGAGGCCAAGCGCCGCGTCCGCGCCGGCGACCGCCTCTGGATGCTCGCCTTCGGCACCGGCTTCAAGGCTTGCAGCGTCGTCTGGCGCGCGCTCCGCGACTCCGGCCCCGACGCCGACAACCCCTGGAACGGCTGCGCGCACCGCTACCCCGCGGCGTTGCCGGTGCCCACCCCGCGCAGGCAGAACTACCAGCCCCAGCCcaccgagcagcagcagcagcaagaggaGCAGAAGAAGCACTGA